From Callospermophilus lateralis isolate mCalLat2 chromosome 5, mCalLat2.hap1, whole genome shotgun sequence, a single genomic window includes:
- the LOC143641741 gene encoding olfactory receptor 14C36-like: protein MANSTMVTEFLLLASPDGWHLSFLYFTVFPMTYLGTLLGNLLIVTVTTADQHLHTPMYFFLRNLPILDMCYISITVPNACVNSLTGNRAISVAGLATQIFLVIFCACVELLFLSIMAWDRYVAICQPLQYPVIMNPQICVRMTLASLLSGLLYAGVHTGNTFWLSFCQSNVVHQFFCDVPSLLRLSCSDTTSNMVILFVLAVAVGGGCFTFIAMSYIRIFAAVLKFPTRAPGKAFSTCTPHILVFSLFLSSGAGVYLKPSATSDTLQDLLLSAFYTMVPPFLNPLIYSLRNKQVKEAVRRVMQRQLFSGK from the coding sequence ATGGCCAATTCCACCATGGTAACTGAATTTCTCCTCCTGGCCTCTCCTGATGGTTGGCATCTGAGTTTCCTCTATTTCACAGTATTCCCAATGACCTACCTGGGTACCTTGTTAGGAAACCTTCTCATTGTCACTGTCACCACTGCTGACCAGCACCTACAcacacccatgtacttcttcctcaggaACCTGCCCATCTTGGACATGTGCTACATTTCCATCACTGTCCCCAATGCCTGTGTCAACTCTCTCACTGGCAACAGGGCCATTTCAGTGGCTGGCCTTGCAACACAGATTTTCCTGGTCATTTTCTGTGCATGTGTTGAACTTCTGTTTCTCTCCATCATGGCCTGggaccgctatgtggccatctgccaGCCTCTCCAGTACCCCGTCATCATGAACCCTCAGATTTGTGTCCGCATGACCCTGGCTTCCCTGCTCAGTGGTCTGCTGTATGCAGGTGTGCACACTGGGAACACATTCTGGCTGTCCTTCTGCCAGTCAAATGTGGTCCACCAGTTCTTCTGTGACGTCCCCTCTCTGCTGAGGCTCTCCTGCTCTGACACCACCAGCAACATGGTCATTCTTTTTGTTTTGGCTGTGGCAGTTGGTGGTGGTTGCTTTACTTTTATTGCCATGTCATATATTCGCATATTTGCTGCTGTGCTGAAATTTCCCACCAGAGCCCCAGGGAAGGCCTTCTCTACCTGCACCCCTCACATCCTCGTGTTTTCCCTGTTCCTCAGTTCTGGTGCAGGTGTGTACCTGAAGCCTTCAGCAACCTCTGACACACTCCAGGACCTACTTCTCTCTGCCTTTTATACCATGGTACCTCCCTTCTTGAATCCTCTCATCTACAGTCTCAGGAACAAACAGGTAAAGGAAGCTGTGAGGAGAGTAATGCAAAGACAGTTGTTCTCTGGGAAATGA
- the LOC143641742 gene encoding olfactory receptor 14C36-like — MANATMVTEFLLLASPDGWDLSFLYFTVFPITYLGTLLGNLLIVTVTTADQNLHTPMYFFLRNLSILDMCYISITVPNACVNSLTGNRAISVAGCATQIFLVIFCAYVEMLFLTIMAWDRYVAICQPLQYPLIMNPQFCVHVTLASLLSGLLYAVVHTGNTFRLSFCQSNVVHQFFCDVPSLLKLSCSDTTSNLVLLLVSAVLICGGCFLFIVMSYIRILSAALKFPTGNSSKAFSTCTPHILVFSIFLSSGTAVYLRSSATSDTLQDMVLSTFYTMVPPFLNPLIYRLRNKQVKEAMRRIMQRQLFSGK, encoded by the coding sequence ATGGCCAATGCCACCATGGTAACTGAATTTCTCCTCCTGGCCTCTCCTGATGGCTGGGATCTGAGTTTCCTCTATTTCACAGTATTCCCAATTACCTACCTGGGTACCTTGTTAGGGAACCTTCTCATCGTCACTGTCACCACTGCTGACCAGAACCTGCAcacacccatgtacttcttcctcaggaACCTGTCCATCTTGGACATGTGCTACATTTCCATCACTGTCCCCAATGCCTGTGTCAACTCTCTCACTGGCAACAGGGCCATTTCAGTGGCTGGCTGTGCAACACAGATCTTCTTGGTCATTTTCTGTGCATATGTGGAGATGCTATTTCTCACCATCATGGCCTGggaccgctatgtggccatctgccaGCCCCTCCAGTACCCGCTCATCATGAACCCCCAGTTTTGTGTCCACGTGACCCTGGCTTCCCTGCTCAGTGGTCTGCTGTATGCAGTTGTGCACACTGGGAACACATTCCGGCTGTCCTTCTGCCAGTCAAACGTGGTCCACCAGTTCTTCTGTGATGTCCCCTCTCTGCTGAAGCTCTCCTGCTCTGACACCACCAGTAACCTGGTCCTCCTTCTTGTCTCTGCTGTTTTGATTTGTGGTGGTTGCTTCCTTTTTATTGTGATGTCATATATTCGCATACTTTCTGCTGCGCTAAAATTTCCCACTGGGAACTCATCGAAGGCCTTCTCCACCTGCACCCCTCATATCCTTGTTTTTTCCATCTTCCTCAGTTCTGGCACAGCTGTGTACCTGAGGTCCTCAGCAACCTCTGACACTCTCCAGGACATGGTTCTCTCTACCTTTTACACCATGGTTCCTCCCTTCCTGAATCCTCTCATCTACCGTCTCAGGAACAAACAGGTAAAGGAAGCTATGAGGAGAATAATGCAAAGACAGTTGTTCTCAGGGAAATGA